The genomic stretch CGCCCGGACAACCAGGTTGACGCCACGGACCTGACGGCGGTGAAGAACGCCTACAACACGGAGCCCGGTGACCTGACCTGGAACGCACTGTGCGACTTCGAGCAGGTGACCACCCCGGACTGGGTGTACATCCCCGACCTGAACCTGGTGAACGCCAACCAGGGCACCGCGGGCGTGCCGCTGGTCTACCGGTCCACCGGCCGCAGCAACGCGGGCGTGGCCTTCGAGATCCTGAACGCTCCGGACTTCGTCTCCGCCGGCCAGGAATTCAGCGTGGACATCCAGCTGAATGACGCGGTGGACGTGCGGGCCCTGGACGTGCGGCTCTCCCTGCCGGGCCTGCAGATCGTCTCCCTGGATCTGGTTCCGGTTCTGGGACCCTATTCCGCGGCGGACTATCTGACCCAGAACACGGGTGAGGAACTCATCATCGCCGGCGCCATGAAGGGCCGCGAGGTGGTGGCCTTCTCCGGCAGCGCCAAGGTGGCCACCGTGCACCTGAGCGCCCTGCAGGACGGCCGTCCCCAGATGATGCTCTCCTCGGGTGCCGTTGTGAACAGCGGCAATGAGATGGACGTGGCGGAGTTGAACAACGCGGCGGTCCTGCCCTCGGCCTACAGCCTGGGCGAGGCCTACCCGAACCCCTTCAATCCCGTCACCCGGATCGAGTTCGCCCTGCCCGAAGGCGGCATGACGACCTTGAAGGTCTTCAACATCATGGGACAGCAGGTGGCCACGCTGATGAATCAGCAGCTGAACGCCGGCCGTCACACGGTGAGCTGGGACGCCACGAACGAGGCGGGCCTGAAGGTCGCGTCGGGCATGTACGTCTACCAGCTGGAAGTGAACGGCTTCACCCAGTCGCACAAGATGCTGCTGCTGAAGTAAGTCACCCCGATCGGTTTTCCTGGAAGCCCCCGCCTCGGCGGGGGCTTCCTTTTTGGTGCCGGCGGCGCGGCTGAGCCCCCATTCAACCTGTCTTGAATTGGGCATCTCCTGACGGATTCGCAACAGGGAACATCCAGATAACTGGAGCGCGAAGGCGCTACGACTCGGAAGACCAATTGTCTACGTCGGGGTATGTGTTGATGATCAACATGGTTCAGGGGTTGGCCGAAGTTCTGCCCTTTCTGGCACTGGCTTTGCATTTCTCCGCTCAGCAAAACGGTTCGGTGTTCGACCAGCACAACATCCGCCTTCCATTCCCAGCCACGCCGGGGCGACCCCGCGGGCCGGGACGGGCTTTGTGCCGCGTGGTGCCGGGGAGTGCCAGCCGTGGTTGCCGGAACAGTCCACAACGACCAACAACTACACAACCGGAGGAACCATGAAGAACTTGCTGCTGGCTGGTCTGCTGCTCACGCTGGGCCAGACTGCCCTGGCCAACACGGCCACGCCTGACCGCGACGCTCAGCTGCCGGCCGCGCTGGGCACCTTCGGCCCGCGCACCGGCGAGCCCGTCCTGCTGATCCGTGACTTCCTGCCCTGGGGCGGGGACATCGTGCCCTTCTTCACCAACGCGGGCACCGTGGTGACGGTCATCACCAGCGACATGATCAACACCGTCGATCTGTCCGACTACTGCCTGGTCGCCATCACCGCCGGCACCACCGGCTACTACGGCGAGCCCTACCAGGGCAACGTCAACGCCGCCGTGCCCCTGTTCAACAGCTACGTCCAGGGCGGCGGCATCATGCTGTACCTGACCGGCACCTGGGGCGGCAGCATCCAGATGCCCGGCGGCGTCAGCACCGTCACGCGCTACGACGCGGAGAACTTCTTCGTCGCGCCCCACTACATGGCCACGGGCATGCCCTTCCCCAGTTTCACGGGCAACTACGCCAGCCATGACGACCTGCTGAACCTGCCCGGCAACGCCAACGTGATCACCACGGGCAGTGCGGGCCAGGTGACGGCGGCGGAGTGGGCCCTGGGTTCCGGCGCCGTGGTGGCCCTGACCCAGCCCACCGAGTGCTACATCCCGGGCGGCAACTGCTACGGCTACTACACCTACTTCAACCAGTTCGAGACGAACGCGGTGGAGTATGCCCGCAACCTGGGCAGCTGCGGCGATCCCCTGCCCGTGGACGCCCTGCTGACCCCGACCTTCGCCGTGAACTGCCTGGGCGAGGTCCACAGCCTGACCGTGCTGATTCATGACGACAACAACCAGCCCATCGTGGGCCGCCAGGTGAGCGTCGACGTGGTGTCCGGTCCCAACGTGGGCGCCACCAGCGGCACCCAGGTGACGGACATGAACGGCCAGGCTTTCTTCGCCTACACCAGCACGCTGGAAGGCACGGACGTGATCGTGGCGAGCTACCTGGACGACGCCGGCGCGCCGGCCCTGTCCAACCCGGCCACCAAGGTCTGGGAGCGTTGCGACGTGGGCGCCGACGAGACGCCGGCCGGCTTCTCCCTGGCGCAGAACACGCCCAACCCCTTCAACCCCAGCACGACCATTCGCTTCACCCTGCCCGAGAGTGGTGCGGCGCGGCTGCTGGTCTACAGTCTGGCGGGCCAGCTGGTGCAGAGCCTGGACCTGGGCGTCGCCGCCCGCGGTGAGAACCAGGTGGTCATCGACGGCTCCAACCTGGCCAGCGGCGTGTACCTCTACACCCTGCAGAGCGAGTTCGGCAGCCAGACCCACAAGATGGTCCTGCTGAAGTAAGCCGACCTGCAACCCATGACTGGAAAGCCCCCGCTGCGGCGGGGGCTTTCTTTTTGGCTGCATGGGAAAATGACGTGCGGTTCAGAACGCGTTAATTCTGCCTCCTCCACGGCCGATAGTTCAAGTGTCAAGAAGTTGACAAGGTGAACCCGGTGGACAGCCCCACTGTCGGCCGGGTTCTGCACGCTAACTGGCCTGGGGCGACGCGGGACTTCGCCGCCTGTCGGAACCGGCACGCGGCAGGTCTTGCGCCCCAGCCAATCTCTGGAGGATTCATGGCGCTTGCACAGGTCCCTTCGCTCGCCCCCGTGGTGGAAGTGGATCCCCCCCGCTGTGTGAATTGCCACGCTTGCATCCTGGCTTGCCCGGTCAAGCACTGCAACGACGCCTCGGGCGACCACGTCACGATCAACGCCGATCTGTGTATCGGCTGCGGAGCCTGCATCAAGGCCTGCTCCCACGAGGCCCGCAAGCTGGTGGACGACACCGCGGTCTTTCTGCGGGACCTTGCGGCCGGCGTGCCCATCGTGTCCGTGGTGGCTCCCGCCGTGGCCGCCGTCTTCCCGGATCGCTACCTGAAGTTCAACGGCTGGCTGAAATCCATGGGCGTGAAGGCCAACTTCGACGTCAGTTTCGGCGCGGAACTCACGGTGAAGTCCTATCTGGACCACGTGCAGAAGAACCACCCCAAAGCCGTGATCGCCCAGCCCTGTCCGGCGCTGGTGAGCTTCATCGAGATCTATCATCCGGAGCTGCTGCCCCACTTGGCGCCGGCGGACAGCCCCATGCTCCACACCATCCGCATGGTGCGGCAGTTCTACCCCGAGTACGCCCGGCATCGGGTGGCCGTCATGAGTCCCTGCGCGGCCAAGCGCCGAGAGTTCGACGAGACCGGCCAGGGCGACTACAACGTCACCTTCAAGAGCCTGATCGCCGAGTTGGAGCGCCGGCGCCAGAGCCTGGACGCCTTCCAGGAACTGGACTACGACAACCCGCCGGCGGAGCGCGCCGTGCTGTTCTCCACGCCGGGCGGGCTGCTCAAGACCGCCGAGCGCTGGCTGCCAGAAATCGGCAACCTGACGCGCAAGATCGAAGGTCCCCACACGGTCTACCACTACTTGAAGGGCCTGGGATCCTCCATCAGCCGCGGCCAGGCGCCCCTGCTCGTGGACTGCCTGAACTGCGAGCTGGGCTGCAACGGCGGACCCGGCACGCCCAACGTCGAAGCCAACCAGGACGAGCTGGAGCATCTAGTGGCTCGCCGGGCGGAGGCAATGCGCCTGCGTCACGTGAAGGAGATCGTGGGCGACGAGAGCACGGTCCATGACCGGGTGGTGGGGCTGGTGGAGCAGTACTGGCAGCCCGGCCTTTACGAGCGGCACTATGTGGACCGCAGCCGGACCAACACCATCCGGCGGCCCACGGTGGCGGAAAACGCCGCCCTGTTCCAACGGATGGAGAAGACGACCCGCGAGGACGAGCTGGACTGCGGCGCCTGCGGCTACGGCAACTGCAAAGAGATGGCCGTGGCCATCCACAACGACCTCAACCGCCCGGAAAACTGCCACCTCTTCCGCCAGCGGCGCATCGAGCGGCTGCTGAAGAACGCCGAGGAGATGAACCGGATCTCGGAGGCGGCCGAGCAATTGGGCGCCGCCGTGGAGGAGATGCACAGTTCCGTCTCGGAGATCGCACGCAGCGCCACCCTCGCCACCGGCCAATCCGAGCAGAGCGCCCGGGTGGCCACGGAGGCCAGCGCGGCCATGGGCACGCTCAAAAGTTCGGGGACCTCCATCGGCGAGCTGGCCGCGGCCATCTCCGCCATTGCCGCCCAGACCCGGCTGCTGGCCCTCAACGCCACCATCGAGGCGGCGCGGGCGGGGGACATGGGGCGCGGTTTCGCCGTGGTGGCCAACGAGGTGAAGGAGTTGGCGCGGGTCACGGGGGAAACCACCAAGCGGATCACCCGGGAGGCCCAGACCATTTCAGCGGACACCCAGCGCGTGGAGGAGCTGATCACCCACATCGTGCAGATGACCACCGCAGTGGGGCAGAGCCAGTCCACCATCGCCGTGGCCACCCAGGAGCAGGAGGCCGCCGTCTCCGAGATGTCCCGCCAGGTGCAGGCCATCGTCCACGAGACCCAGTCGCGCATCCAGCACTTGGGCCAGCTGGACTTCGATGCCGGTCACAAGTTGGCGCGCGCCGTGTAGCCGCGCCGGTCAGCCAGCAAGAAACGGGCGGCCTCCCCGGGGAAGCCGCCCGTTTTGCGTGTCGTCCAGGGCGGGGCTCAGTCCTGGAAGCCCTCGTCGGGATGGCGGAACCTCTGCGCCGCGAGCTGCGCCGCCTCCAGCCGTCCCCAGCGCAGGCGGCGGCCGGCGTCCGCGTGCTCCAGCCGGACCAGCAGACAGGGGCCGCGCAGCAGGGGCAGCGCCAGCGCGGGCCACTCCACCAGCACGACGGCGCCGCTCTCCAGGCTGTCCTCGAAACCGATCTGCTGCAGGCGCAGCAGGGACTCCAGCCGGTAGAGATCGTAGTGGTGCAGCTCCAGCCGTCCGGCCAGCCGGTTGCAGAGCGCGAAAGTCGGGCTGGTGACCGCGCCCGCCACGCCCAGCCCGGCGGCCAGACCCTGGGCCAGGCTGGTCTTGCCCGCGCCCAGCGGGCCTTCCAGCAGGATCAGCTCCCCCCCCCGCAGGCCGGCGGCCAGCTGCCGGCCCGCGGCGCGCGTGGCCTCCAGGTCGGCCAAGGGCTGGGCCTCCCCCAATTGCCCCGTCGCGGGCGGGCGCAGTTCCATCTCAGCGGGGCTCCAGCACCGCGACGGGCAGGATCACCTCTTCCATGGAGAGGCCGCCGTGCTGGAAGCTGTCCTTGAACTGGCCCAGGTAGTGGTTGTAGTTGTTGCCGTAGAGGAACATGTAGTCCTCCACCGCGAAGGCCATGGTCTCGCTGGGCTTGCCGTGGGGCAGGCGCCAGGTCTCGGGCTTGTCCAGGAAGATGCCCGTGCGATCCTCCTCCAGCCGCATGTTGCGCCCCAGCTTCCAGCGCAGGCCGCGGGTGGCCTCGCGGTCGCTGAAGATCCGCGCCCCGCGCTGCACGCGCACGCTGCCGTGGTCGCTGGTGATCACGATGGTGTAGCCCTTCTCGCGGAAGGCCTCGAGGATCTGGTTCAACGCACTGTGCCGGAACCAGGCGGAGACCACGCTGCGGTAGGCCGCCTCGTCGGGGACCATCTCGCGCACGATGTCGTTCTGGTTGCGGCTGTGGGCCAGGATGTCCACGAAGTTCCAGACCATGCTGACGAATTGGTGGTTGAAGAGGTTCTCGACCTTCTTCAGCGTGTCATTGGCCTCTGCCAGGTCGATGACCTTGATGTACTTGTGGGCGGGTTTGAACTCCAGGCCGTTGAGTTTGAGCTGGTGGTCCAGAAACTGGCGCTCATGGCGGTTGGTGTTGCCCTCATCGTCCATGTTGCGCTCCCACATCTCGGGGTGCGCCTTGGCGATGTCCAGCGGGTACATGCCGGCGAAAATGGCGTTGCGCGCGTAGGGCGTGGCGGTGGGCAGGATGGCGAACTGCACCTCGCGCCGGACGCGGAACTTCTCGCGCAGGGTTTTTTCCAGCACCATCCAGTGGTCCATGCGCATGCAGTCGATGACGCAGAACAGCACGGGCCGCTGTTCGCGCAGGAGCGGCATCACCACGTTCTTGACCACCGCCGGGCTCATCATCGGGCCGCCGGGCTGGTGGATCCACTCGCGGTACTCGCGCTCCACCAGCCGCGCGAACTCGCGGTTGCACTCCTTGCGCTGGGCCGCCAGGGTCTGGTCGAAACCCAGGTCCGGCCGCTCGTCCAGCTCCAGCTCCCAGGCGCAGAGCTGCTGGTGCATGTCCTGGAACTCGGCCCAACCCGCGCCCATGGACAAGGTGCGCGACATCTGGGCCAGGCCCTGCATGTAGCTCTCACTGAGCTTGCGGCCCGTCAGCTGGGTGCGCTCCATGATCCGCTTGCAGACGGCGATGATCTGGCTGGGGTTGACGGGCTTGGTGAGGTAGTCGTCGATCTGCCGGCCGATGGCCTGGTCCATCAGCGACTCGGACTCGCTCTTGGTGACCATCACGCAGGGCAGGCCGGGATCGTGTTTCTTGATCTCCACCAGCGCATCCAGGCCGGTCATGCCGGGCATCATCTCGTCCAGCAGGACGAGATCCCAGCTCTCGGCGCGCACGCGCTCCAGGGCGTCCATGCCGCTGCAGACGCCCACCACTTCATAACCCTGCTTCTCCAGAATGAGGATGTGCGGCCGCAGCAGGTCGATCTCGTCATCCGCCCACAACACACGTCGGGACATGGGGTGTCTCCTGATTGATGAAAAGGAGCGGATCCAGACCTCAGAGGCTCTTCTCCTGCTCGGGCGCCGCGGCGGGGGCGATCGCCTGGTCGCGCTCTCCCGCCGTCCGCCGCAAGGTGAGGATTTCCTCCGTCAAGCGGGAGTAAAGCGGAATCAGGTCCGGCCGCTCCTCTTCCAGCCAGGCGAGGTGGCGGTTGACGGTGCCCAGGTCGCCGCGCGCCGCAGGTCCGCTCACGGCGCGGTGGGGCGGGTAGCGCAGCAAGTTGGCCAGGGTCTGGTGCATGATGGGCAGCAGGGCCCGGCGGGCCTGGCCCGGCTCCCCCGGCCAGAGGCTCTCGCAGAGCGAGAGCAGGGGTGGCAGGAAGTTGGAGGCCAGCACGCCGCAGAGGTGGTAGGGAATCTGCTGGCCGGGCTCCAGCCAGATCCAGTCGTCCGTCAGGTGGGCCATCAGCCCGCCTAGATAGCCGCGCAGCTCCTCGTCTCCGCCCAGCGCCCAGAAGGAGATGTTCTCCGGCGGCGGGGCGTCCTGGGGAAAGGTCTGCATGGGATGCAACAGGCCGGCCCAGACGCCGGCCGCGCGCAGGGGCTCCAGCAGGGCCAGGGGCGACGAGGCGCTGAACTGCAGCACGGCCCGGCAGCGGCCGTTCTCCTGGCGCAGCCGGGCGGCCAGGTTGTCCACCAGCTCGGGCAGCGCGCTCTCCGGCACGGCCAACAGCAGCAGGTCCACGCCCAGGGGCGTGGCGATGTCGGGCAGCACGACCTGGCCGGCCATGCGCTCGCCGGCGTGCAGGGGATCCGCCACCCAGGCCAGGTCCACTTGTCCCGTTCCCAGCAGGGAGGGCAGCACGCCGCGGCTGGCGGAGCCCGCTCCCAGAAGTCCGATGCGCAGGCGACCTGCGGGCCGCGTCTCAAGCATGGGGGTTCTCCCGAATCAGGGCGGCGCCGTAGCCCACCACGGAGTCCGTCTCGCCCGTCGTGTCCGCGCTGCTGCGATAGTCCAGCAGCTCGACCTGCACGCCGCCCAGCGCCCGGCGCAGCGCGCCCAGCACGACGGCCACGGGTCCGCCGCCGCAGGCTTCGCAGGCGCCGCTGTGCAGCGCGCTCAGCAGTTGTTCCTCGTCCCCCTGTTCCAGCTTCTTCAGGAACAGACCGTCCAGCTCCGCGGCCTCCCCGACCTCGTGGAAGTGGCTGAGATCCGTGGAGGCCACCAGCAAGGTCGGCAGCTCGTCCAGGCAATCCGCCAGGGCCGCGGCCAGCTCGCGCACGGCCTCCGGGCGCTGGTCGCCCATCACCAGGGGCGCCAGGCGGAAGGACCCCAGGGCGTGCTGCAGGAAGGGCAGCTGCAACTCCAGGCTGTGTTCGTCGCGGTGGCCGGCCTGGCCGAAACCCAGCCCGGGCAGGCGGCGACCCAGCCGCGCGCCGAACTCCACGTCCACCTCCAGCCGGCCCAGCGGCGTGCGCCAGGCTCCGGCCGCCGGGTGGTCCGGCTGCGGGCTCCAGAACGAGGGGCCCGGAAACCACTCGTGGTGCGAAGGCGCCACCACCACCACCCGGCCCGGCCGCCAGTCACCCAGCGCCGCGTAGGCCCGGGCCGCGCAGCGTCCCGAGTAGCGGTAGCCAGCGTGGGGACAGACCAGTCCGGCCCAGCGGGTCGCGGCGTCCAGGCGGCCCTGCATAGCCGGCAATTCCTCGCGGTAGGAGGTCAGCAGGCGCTCCAACTCGTCGGGCTGGCCGGGATACCAGCTGCCGGCCATCCGCGGCGAGCGCAGGGACTTGGAGAGTTGCTCTGGCATGATGCCTGACACCATCTCGCTGATTTGTCCACCGGCACGGACAGAGTTCAGGCCCGGGCGGTGGGCTCCGGGTTCTCGCGCGCCAGCAGGGAGGCCACCACGCCGCCGGCCAGGATCAGCAGGACGGCACCCAGCAGGTACAGGTTGAAGTGGCTGCCCAGCAGCAGGCGCAGCCAATGGGCCAGCAACATCTTCACGCCTACCAGGATCAGCACCAGCGACAAGCTGGTCTTCAGGTAGCGGAAGGTGCGCAGCATGCCCGCCAGCGCGAAGAACAGGCTCCGCAGGCCCAGGATGGCGAAGATATTGCTGGTGAAGACCAGGAAAGGATCGGCCGTGATGGCGAAAATGGCCGGGATGGAGTCCACGGCGAACACCACGTCCGCCGTCTCCACCACGAGCAGGGCCAGGGCCAGCGGGGTGAGCACCAGGGCGCCCTTGGCCGCCACGCTCACCACCGGATCCACGCCCCCGCCGTCTGGTTCCGCCGCTTCGGGCCAGCCGGCCCGGACGACGAAGTGGTGGGAATAGAAGCGCGTGGTCACCGCGAAGAGCCGGCGAGTGGTCCGCACCAGCAGGTTCCCCTCCAAGTCGGTCTCCTCTTCCTTGGCCACCAGCATCTTGATTCCGGTGAATACAAGAAAGGCGCCGAAGAGGTAGAGGACCCAATGAAACTGGGCCACCAGGGTGGCGCCCAGGGCGATCATCAGGCCGCGCAGGACCAGGGCGCCCAGAATGCCCCAGAAGAGCACGCGGTGCTGTTGCACGGGCGGCACGGCGAAGAAGCCCAGGATCATGGCGATCACGAAGAGGTTGTCCATGCTGAGGGACTCTTCGATCAGGTAGCCGGTGAGGTACTTCAGGCTGGCCAGCGAGCCGGTGTTGAGCAGGCCATCGACGGGGTCCGCGATCAGGCCCAGACCCTGCCAGTGGTTCTCGTAGGCGAAGTAGATGAAGACCGTGAAGCTGAGGGCCAGGCTGATCCAGAAGGCCGACCAGCCCAGGGCCTCCTTGATGGAGACCACGTGGGCCTTGCGGTGGAAGACCCCCAGGTCCAGCACCAGCATCAGCACCACGAACACGATGAACCCGGTGTAGATCCCGACCATGCGACCCTCGGTCTGTTAGGTGTTACGCGTCCCGGCGCAGGAGCTGGCTGCGCTCCGGCCCGTTGGAGACCCAGCTGATCCGTGTGCCCAGATCCTCTTCCAGCCAGGCCAGATAGTCCAGCACGGCTTGCGGCAGTTCGTCCCAGCGGCGCGCGTCCGCGCTGCCCTGCCAGCCGGGGAAGGTACGCCAGACCGGGCACGGCCCCCGCTCCAGCAGGCGCAGATCCTCGGGCATCCCGTCCAGGCGGCGACCGTCCAGCTCGTAGGCCACGGCAGCCTTGACTTCCGGCTGTCCGTCCAACACGTCCAGCTTGGTCAGCACCAGATCGGTGAAGCCGTTAAGCTGGCAGGCATAGCGCATGGCCACCGCGTCGAACCAGCCGCAGCGGCGCGGACGGCCCGTGGTGGCGCCGAATTCGCCCGCCGCCGTGCGGAAGCCGTCGGCGAACGCGCCCGGCTCGAACTCCGTCGGGAAAGGTCCGTTGCCCACCCGCGTGCAGTAGGCCTTGCAGATCCCGATCACCTGGTCCACTTCCCGCAGCGGCACGCCGCCGCCCGTGCAGGCGCCGCCCGCCGAGGGGTGCGTGGAGGTGACGTAGGGATAGGTGCCCCACTCCAGGTCCAGCATCATGCCCTGGGCGCCTTCCATCAGGACTCGCCCGCCCCGCTGCAACACGCCGTGCAGCAGGGGCCGGGTGTCGCCCAGGTAGGGCGCCAACCCGGCGGTCGCCCGTTCGAGGGCGACGTGCAACTCGGCCCGGGCCAAGGGCTCGGCTCCCAGGGATTCCAGTTCGGCGTTGGCCGCCGCCAGCCCGGCTTCGCAGGCGGCGCGGCGGGCGGGATCCAGCAGGTCGCCCAGCCGCACACCCCGCCGGCCGGCTTTGTCCATGGCGCAGGGCCCCATGCCGCGACCCGTCGTGCCGATGGCCGCGCCAGGCCCAGCCTGGCGGTCCAGCGCCGCTTCCCGCGCCCGGTCCAGCAGCCGGTGCCAGGGCATGATCAGGTGGCAGGCAGGGGAGACCTTGAGCCGCTCCAGCTCCACGCCGCTCGCCTGCAGCATGGCCAGTTCGTCCAGCAGTTCCCAGGGATCCAGCAGCACGCCCGGGCTGATCAGGCAGGCGATGCCCGGGTGCAGGATGCCCGTGGGCACCTGATGCAGCACCGTGCGCTTGCCGCCCACGATCACCGTGTGACCGGCGTTGGGGCCGCCCTGGTAGCGGACCACCATCTGCAGGTCGGGCGCCAGGGCGTCGATGATCTTGCCCTTGCCCTCGTCGCCCCACTGGGCTCCGATCAGGACCGTGACAGGCATGAGGACCCCCACATGAAAAGGCCCCGGCACGAAGCCGGAGCCTGTCTGGATGCGATTCGCCCGGGTCGGACGGGAAGCAGCTTCACCGTCCGGGTCCGCATGGCTACTTGCTCAGCGCCAATTTGGCCGTGCGCTTCTCGTGCCATTCGATGATGATGGGCGCCGCGATGAAGATCGAGGAATAGGTACCGGTCAAGAGGCCCACCAGCAGGGCGATGGCCATGGTCTGCAGCGTGGCGCCGCCGAAGATGATCAGGATGATCACCGAGGCGATGGTGGTCGTACCCGTCAGGATGGTGCGGCTCAGGGTCTGGTTGATGGCGTCGTTCACCACATGCTTGTAGGGCACGCCGCGCTGCTTCTTCACCTGTTCGCGGATGCGGTCGTAGACCACGATGGTGTCGTTGATGGAGTAGCCCACCAGCGTCAGGATGGCGGCCAGCACCGCGAGGTTGAACTCCAGGCCGAAGACCGAGAAGACCAGCAGCACCACGAAGACGTCGTGCAGCGTGGCGATGATGGCGCCGATGGAGTAGATGAACTCGAAGCGCACGGTCACGTAGATGATGAGCAGGATGGCCACCCAGATGGTGGACCAGATGGCCCCCCACTTGAGCTCCTTGCCCACGCGGGCGCCGATGGTGTGGGCGGCCAGGATCGAATCACCGGCGGCCGGGAACGCGGCGCGGATGGTGCTCTGCACCTTCTCCTTCACGCCTTCGGGCTCGCCCTGGATCTTCAGCTGCCAGTCCGGATTGGCGGCGTTGGCGGACTTGAGGGTGGTGACTTCCGCCGCGATGCCCGCGGACTCCAGCGCGCTGCGCAGCTGGCCTTCGGTCACCTGCGTGTTGAACCGGTACTGGATCTCCGTGCCACCCGTGAAGTCGATGTTCTTGTTGAAGCCCTTGAAGGTCGTCATCAGCACGCTGGCGACGAACAGGACCGACGAGAAGACGATCCAGATCCGGCGCTGGTCGACGAAGTTGATGTTCGGGGTTTGGAAGAACTCCATCATGGCCGTGGATCCTCAGATGCTGAGCCGCGTGGCGCGGTCGTAGTTGGTGAAGCGATCGTACAGCAGGCGCGTCAGGATGATGGCCGTGTACAGGTTGGCCACAAGGCCGATCATCAGGGTCAGCGCGAAGCCGCGGATGGGACCCGAGCCGAACTGGTACAGCACCACGCCGGCGATCAGGGTGGTCAGGTTGGAGTCGATGATGGCGGACATGGCGTTGGTGTAGCCCGCGTCCACGGCGGCCCGCACGGTCCGGCCCTTTTTCAGTTCCTCGCGGATGCGCTCCAGCACCAGGATGTTGGCGTCCACCGACATGCCGATGGTCAGCACCAGACCGGCGATGCCCGGCAGGGTCAACGTGGCATGGAAGCCCGCCATGGCCGCCGCGATGAAGACCATGTTGGCCATCAGCGCCAGCACGGCGTAGACACCCGACAGCTTGTAGTAGACCATCATGAACAGCACGGTGAACGCGAAGGCCAGCAGGGCGGACATGGTGCCCTGCTTCAGGCTCTCGGCGCCCAGGGAGGGGCCGACGGTCCGCTCTTCCACCGGCTTCACGGTGGAGGGCAGCGCGCCGTGCTTGAGCAGGTTGGCCAGCTCTTTGGCCTCTTCGATGCTCTCCAGCCCTTCGATGATCGCCCGGCCGTTGGGGATCTTGTTGCGGATGTTGGGGGCCATGAAGACCTTGTTGTCCAACACGATGGCCAGCCGGCGGTTGACGTTGTCCCCCGTGATGCGCGCAAAGCGGCGGGCACCCTCGCGGGTCATGGCCAGCTCGACGATGGAGGCGCCGGCGCTGCCGCCGCTGCCCCCCTGGTTGATGTTCACGGCGGCGGATTCCAGGGCCTTGCCCGTCAGTTCCGCCTCGCGGTGCACCAGGAACAGCTCGGAGTACTTCTTGCCGCCCGTGTCCTCGGTCTTGCCCAGCAGGAAGATCTTGTCGGGGGGAATCAGCGCCTGAATGTCGGGGCGATCCAACACGGCCTGCACGCGGGAGCGGTTTTCCTCGGATACCAGCAGGCTGTTGCGGCCGGGGAAGACCGTCAGCAGTTCGAAGAACGAGGTCACGGCCTTGTTCGTGTCCGCGCTGGCCACGCGGGCGGTGTCGGTGCGGGCGGCCAGCGGGTCGAAGGCCGCGCTGTCCGTCTTGGCCGGCGCCGCGGCCTGGGCCGCGCTGTCGGGCTTGGCACTGGCCAGGGCCGTACTGTCCATCGCGGCGGAATCCACCACGGCGGGCAGGGGCTCGCCCTTGACGGCGGCGTTGATGGCTTCCAGCACCTGATTGGTGCGGGTCACCTCCTCCACCATCTTGAACTCCAGCAGGGCCGTCTTGCCGATCATCCGGCGGGCCGCTTCTGGATCACTCACGCCGGCCAGCTCCACCACGATGCGGCGCTGGCCCTGCTTGGTGATGGAGGGCTCCTGGAGGCCCGAGCCGTCCACGCGGTTGCGCAGGATGACCAGGGAGTTGTCCACGGCGTCGGCGGCCTGCTGCTTCAGCAT from Candidatus Delongbacteria bacterium encodes the following:
- a CDS encoding Rossmann-like and DUF2520 domain-containing protein, producing the protein MLETRPAGRLRIGLLGAGSASRGVLPSLLGTGQVDLAWVADPLHAGERMAGQVVLPDIATPLGVDLLLLAVPESALPELVDNLAARLRQENGRCRAVLQFSASSPLALLEPLRAAGVWAGLLHPMQTFPQDAPPPENISFWALGGDEELRGYLGGLMAHLTDDWIWLEPGQQIPYHLCGVLASNFLPPLLSLCESLWPGEPGQARRALLPIMHQTLANLLRYPPHRAVSGPAARGDLGTVNRHLAWLEEERPDLIPLYSRLTEEILTLRRTAGERDQAIAPAAAPEQEKSL
- the amrB gene encoding AmmeMemoRadiSam system protein B, with the protein product MPEQLSKSLRSPRMAGSWYPGQPDELERLLTSYREELPAMQGRLDAATRWAGLVCPHAGYRYSGRCAARAYAALGDWRPGRVVVVAPSHHEWFPGPSFWSPQPDHPAAGAWRTPLGRLEVDVEFGARLGRRLPGLGFGQAGHRDEHSLELQLPFLQHALGSFRLAPLVMGDQRPEAVRELAAALADCLDELPTLLVASTDLSHFHEVGEAAELDGLFLKKLEQGDEEQLLSALHSGACEACGGGPVAVVLGALRRALGGVQVELLDYRSSADTTGETDSVVGYGAALIRENPHA
- a CDS encoding TerC family protein, translated to MVGIYTGFIVFVVLMLVLDLGVFHRKAHVVSIKEALGWSAFWISLALSFTVFIYFAYENHWQGLGLIADPVDGLLNTGSLASLKYLTGYLIEESLSMDNLFVIAMILGFFAVPPVQQHRVLFWGILGALVLRGLMIALGATLVAQFHWVLYLFGAFLVFTGIKMLVAKEEETDLEGNLLVRTTRRLFAVTTRFYSHHFVVRAGWPEAAEPDGGGVDPVVSVAAKGALVLTPLALALLVVETADVVFAVDSIPAIFAITADPFLVFTSNIFAILGLRSLFFALAGMLRTFRYLKTSLSLVLILVGVKMLLAHWLRLLLGSHFNLYLLGAVLLILAGGVVASLLARENPEPTARA
- a CDS encoding adenylosuccinate synthase, with the protein product MPVTVLIGAQWGDEGKGKIIDALAPDLQMVVRYQGGPNAGHTVIVGGKRTVLHQVPTGILHPGIACLISPGVLLDPWELLDELAMLQASGVELERLKVSPACHLIMPWHRLLDRAREAALDRQAGPGAAIGTTGRGMGPCAMDKAGRRGVRLGDLLDPARRAACEAGLAAANAELESLGAEPLARAELHVALERATAGLAPYLGDTRPLLHGVLQRGGRVLMEGAQGMMLDLEWGTYPYVTSTHPSAGGACTGGGVPLREVDQVIGICKAYCTRVGNGPFPTEFEPGAFADGFRTAAGEFGATTGRPRRCGWFDAVAMRYACQLNGFTDLVLTKLDVLDGQPEVKAAVAYELDGRRLDGMPEDLRLLERGPCPVWRTFPGWQGSADARRWDELPQAVLDYLAWLEEDLGTRISWVSNGPERSQLLRRDA
- the secF gene encoding protein translocase subunit SecF, with product MMEFFQTPNINFVDQRRIWIVFSSVLFVASVLMTTFKGFNKNIDFTGGTEIQYRFNTQVTEGQLRSALESAGIAAEVTTLKSANAANPDWQLKIQGEPEGVKEKVQSTIRAAFPAAGDSILAAHTIGARVGKELKWGAIWSTIWVAILLIIYVTVRFEFIYSIGAIIATLHDVFVVLLVFSVFGLEFNLAVLAAILTLVGYSINDTIVVYDRIREQVKKQRGVPYKHVVNDAINQTLSRTILTGTTTIASVIILIIFGGATLQTMAIALLVGLLTGTYSSIFIAAPIIIEWHEKRTAKLALSK